A segment of the Babesia microti strain RI chromosome II, complete genome genome:
TAAGAGTACCATGGTTAACGTGCCCAAGACACGCAACACATTGTGTTGCGGCAAATGTAAGAAGCACCAGCTTCACAAAGTATCACAGTACAAAAAGGGAAAGGACAGAATTAGTGCCTTGGGTAAACGCCGTTACGATATGAAACAAGCTGGTTTCGGTGGTCAAACCAAGCCAATCTTTCACAAGAAGGCCAAAACCACTAAGAAAGTGGTGCTGAAGCTTGtaagatatatattatttaggaatGCTTGACTTGCAAGAAGAAGCGTTTTATGACTCTTAAGAGATGCAAGTCTTTTGAATTGGGTGGAGATAAGAAGAACAAGAACTCGGGCTATTAACTGAACACTCTAATTTTACAACCATGATTGTTAGTTTACATACTTATTTATTAGATGTAAGTATCACAAATACCACCGTAAGCTACGGAATCAATGTAcaaaaactaattattGTCGCTAAGCGGTTAATCGTACAAGTGAGAGTATACGTTGGTCAACAGGTTCGTCTTATACTTCATCTTCAAAGTTATATGCCTTAGTATGTTGGCGTTGGAATTTAGCAACCTGTTGATTTCTGCTACAAATGTAGGATGAGCTGCCGTCGCT
Coding sequences within it:
- a CDS encoding large subunit ribosomal protein L44e (overlaps_old_locusTagID:BBM_II03040), with the translated sequence MVNVPKTRNTLCCGKCKKHQLHKVSQYKKGKDRISALGKRRYDMKQAGFGGQTKPIFHKKAKTTKKVVLKLECLTCKKKRFMTLKRCKSFELGGDKKNKNSGY